The Desulfarculaceae bacterium genome window below encodes:
- a CDS encoding tRNA 4-thiouridine(8) synthase ThiI: MSQPRTAKALGIFSGGLDSILACKVLERAGVQVTALTFASPFFGAEAARRSAAHAKLAHRVEPLGEDYMAMVKAPPHGRGSNMNPCIDCHAFMFRLAGKIMEAEGFDFLFSGEVLGQRPMSQNKQALGQVAKLSGYAERILRPLSAHNLPITVMEEEGLVERDQLLGLSGRSRKPQIALAVELGISDYPAPAGGCLLTEPGFSNRLRDLWEHAPEAGTGLVELLKHGRHLRLSQRAKLIVGRNQGDNQALEKLAPPEAIKLICLDAPGPLGLYFGPLDSPELELAAGLVAGYGKAKPGQESRVSLSGGAVLTVPARSKREAAPLLL, encoded by the coding sequence ATGAGCCAGCCCCGAACCGCCAAGGCCCTGGGAATCTTTTCCGGAGGCCTGGACTCCATCTTGGCCTGCAAGGTCTTGGAGCGCGCCGGGGTTCAGGTGACCGCGCTCACCTTTGCCTCGCCCTTTTTCGGGGCCGAGGCCGCCCGGCGCTCGGCGGCCCACGCGAAGCTCGCCCACCGGGTGGAGCCCCTGGGCGAGGACTACATGGCCATGGTCAAGGCGCCGCCGCACGGGCGGGGCTCCAACATGAACCCCTGCATCGACTGCCACGCCTTCATGTTCCGCCTGGCCGGGAAGATCATGGAGGCCGAGGGCTTTGACTTTCTCTTTTCCGGCGAGGTGTTGGGCCAGCGACCCATGAGCCAGAACAAGCAGGCCCTGGGCCAGGTGGCCAAGCTCTCGGGCTATGCCGAACGCATCCTCAGGCCGCTTTCGGCCCACAACCTGCCCATCACCGTCATGGAAGAGGAGGGCCTGGTGGAGCGGGACCAGCTCCTGGGCCTAAGCGGGCGCAGCCGCAAGCCCCAGATCGCCCTGGCCGTGGAGCTGGGCATCAGCGACTATCCCGCCCCGGCGGGAGGCTGCCTCCTCACCGAGCCGGGCTTCAGCAACCGCCTGCGCGATCTCTGGGAGCACGCGCCCGAGGCCGGGACCGGCCTGGTGGAGCTCTTGAAACACGGGCGGCACCTGCGCCTGAGCCAGCGGGCCAAGCTCATCGTGGGGCGCAACCAGGGCGACAACCAGGCCCTGGAAAAGCTGGCCCCGCCCGAGGCCATCAAGCTAATCTGCCTGGACGCTCCCGGCCCCCTGGGCCTGTACTTCGGGCCCCTGGACAGCCCCGAGCTGGAGCTGGCCGCCGGGCTGGTGGCCGGCTACGGCAAGGCCAAGCCGGGCCAGGAATCGCGCGTGAGCCTTTCGGGCGGCGCGGTGCTGACGGTGCCCGCGCGCTCCAAGCGGGAGGCCGCGCCCTTGCTGCTGTGA
- a CDS encoding lytic transglycosylase domain-containing protein — translation MQSLTKHMSRLTLAVLMLGAAGLAGTLFYEPMHHMAVVASASSTVQDPDAAARRRVVLVLPLHQRQRAVWPLARKAARRHGLEPALVMAVIQTESRFFPMARSQRGAQGLMQINPVTARHLKLQRPLDPKANLEAGVKYLARLYNEYHGDLVLTLAAYNAGPAKVAAAGGLPDITETQQFVNTVLEHLTHFRVLYSQVASSS, via the coding sequence ATGCAAAGCCTCACCAAACATATGTCCCGCCTGACCTTGGCCGTGCTCATGCTGGGCGCCGCGGGTTTGGCCGGGACGCTCTTTTATGAGCCCATGCACCACATGGCCGTGGTGGCCAGCGCCTCCAGCACGGTGCAGGACCCGGACGCCGCCGCCCGGCGCAGGGTGGTCTTGGTGTTGCCCCTGCACCAGCGCCAGCGCGCGGTGTGGCCCCTGGCCCGCAAGGCGGCCCGCCGCCACGGCCTGGAGCCCGCCCTGGTCATGGCGGTCATCCAGACCGAGAGCCGCTTTTTCCCCATGGCCCGCAGCCAACGCGGCGCCCAGGGGCTGATGCAGATCAACCCAGTGACCGCCCGCCACCTGAAGCTCCAGCGCCCCCTGGACCCCAAGGCCAACCTGGAGGCCGGGGTGAAATACCTGGCCCGTCTGTACAACGAGTATCACGGCGATCTGGTGCTGACCCTGGCCGCCTACAACGCCGGTCCGGCCAAGGTGGCCGCCGCCGGGGGCCTCCCCGACATCACCGAGACCCAGCAGTTCGTCAACACGGTCCTGGAGCACCTGACCCACTTCCGGGTGCTCTATTCCCAGGTCGCCAGCTCCAGCTAA
- a CDS encoding DUF434 domain-containing protein produces MSPGEHKALCEAAKDLRYLLARGYPRELGLKMAGDRWGLVAEAREVLRRGAFAPREAAARRGKLLPLSAARGQAVGVDGHNVLITLESALTGALLVAADDGVIRDIGQRGRHYGPGPETELAAGMMINALAAIGAAEALILLDAPLSKSGELAGGLRAMLASAGLPGEARAVSGPDRALAGFAGIVVSGDGAVIDAAAKPLDLAGAIIRGLEPAPQLTSLEETA; encoded by the coding sequence ATGAGCCCCGGGGAACATAAGGCGCTTTGCGAGGCGGCCAAGGACTTGCGCTATTTGCTGGCGCGGGGCTACCCCCGCGAGCTGGGCCTGAAGATGGCGGGAGACCGCTGGGGCCTGGTGGCCGAGGCGCGCGAGGTGCTCCGGCGCGGGGCCTTCGCGCCCCGGGAGGCCGCCGCGCGGCGGGGCAAGCTTTTGCCCCTGAGCGCGGCCCGGGGCCAGGCGGTGGGGGTGGACGGGCACAACGTGCTCATCACCCTGGAGAGCGCCCTCACCGGCGCGCTGTTGGTGGCGGCGGACGACGGGGTGATCCGCGACATCGGCCAGCGGGGCCGCCACTACGGCCCCGGGCCGGAGACCGAGCTGGCCGCCGGGATGATGATCAACGCCCTGGCCGCCATCGGAGCCGCCGAGGCGCTGATCCTCTTGGACGCGCCGCTGAGCAAGAGCGGCGAGCTGGCCGGGGGCTTGCGGGCCATGCTGGCCTCGGCCGGGCTGCCCGGCGAGGCCCGCGCGGTGAGCGGGCCGGACCGCGCCCTGGCCGGTTTCGCGGGCATCGTGGTCAGCGGGGACGGCGCGGTGATCGACGCGGCGGCAAAGCCCCTGGACCTGGCCGGGGCCATCATCCGGGGCCTGGAGCCCGCCCCGCAACTTACCAGCCTGGAGGAGACAGCATGA
- a CDS encoding VanZ family protein, protein MPILRPALSRALCLAWVGFIFLCMYYGRAVGPWFEGSRGRWALAFLAAWGLGFAAWVIWRLAKLSPPERAGRGIGALLCLAGLGLLAWWQPLLIERSHLLLYGVLGVLAWLAVGGRRGGAGRFIAAAAFCVLVGLADEVAQHFHPQRMFDTRDVITNGASAFLAMSAVSLLQKKSRE, encoded by the coding sequence TTGCCTATCCTTCGCCCCGCCCTGAGCCGCGCCCTGTGCCTGGCCTGGGTGGGGTTCATCTTTTTGTGCATGTACTACGGCCGCGCGGTGGGTCCCTGGTTCGAGGGCTCGCGCGGCCGTTGGGCTTTGGCCTTCCTGGCCGCCTGGGGCCTGGGCTTCGCGGCCTGGGTCATCTGGCGGCTGGCCAAGCTCTCGCCGCCCGAGCGGGCCGGGCGGGGCATCGGCGCTCTGTTGTGCCTGGCGGGCTTGGGGCTCCTGGCCTGGTGGCAGCCGCTCCTCATCGAGCGCAGCCACCTCTTGCTCTACGGCGTGCTGGGCGTCCTGGCCTGGCTGGCCGTCGGGGGCCGGCGCGGCGGGGCGGGGCGCTTCATCGCGGCCGCCGCCTTCTGCGTCTTGGTGGGCCTGGCCGACGAGGTGGCCCAGCACTTCCATCCCCAGCGCATGTTCGACACCCGCGACGTGATCACCAACGGGGCCAGCGCGTTCCTGGCCATGAGCGCGGTGAGCCTGCTGCAAAAAAAGAGTAGGGAATAA
- a CDS encoding MgtC/SapB family protein, with protein MVDEWTMLWRILIAAGLGLLIGLDRELHGRAAGLRTCLLVAMSGALLMSLSMHLAHLFAGPAEGSVVRLDPGRLPSYAIAGMGFLGAGAIIQGRLRSRGVTTGAAMWACTGIGLGVGAGLYIPALGATAITLVALKIFRDIASHIRREQNVMLRMELSDPAAEDPVRALLKEHKARVLFAGRDRCPADNTVVISLSLSIRAGKGWREMLHEMESIPGVGCYTWEQAEVP; from the coding sequence ATGGTTGATGAATGGACCATGCTCTGGCGCATCCTCATCGCCGCGGGCCTGGGCCTGCTCATAGGCCTGGACCGCGAGCTGCACGGCCGGGCGGCGGGCCTACGCACCTGCCTGTTGGTGGCCATGAGCGGGGCCCTGCTGATGAGCCTTTCGATGCACCTGGCCCATCTGTTTGCCGGGCCGGCCGAGGGCTCGGTGGTGCGCCTTGACCCCGGCCGCCTGCCCTCCTACGCCATCGCGGGCATGGGCTTCTTGGGCGCCGGGGCCATCATCCAGGGGCGGCTGCGTTCCCGGGGGGTGACCACCGGCGCGGCCATGTGGGCCTGCACCGGCATCGGCCTGGGGGTGGGTGCCGGGCTCTACATCCCCGCCCTGGGGGCCACGGCCATCACCCTGGTGGCCCTGAAAATCTTCCGCGACATCGCCTCGCACATCAGACGTGAGCAAAACGTAATGCTGCGCATGGAGCTGAGCGACCCCGCGGCCGAGGACCCGGTGCGAGCCCTGCTCAAGGAGCACAAGGCGCGTGTACTCTTCGCGGGCCGCGACCGCTGCCCGGCCGACAACACGGTGGTGATCAGCCTTTCCCTGAGCATTCGCGCCGGCAAGGGCTGGCGCGAAATGCTGCACGAGATGGAGAGCATCCCGGGGGTGGGCTGCTACACCTGGGAGCAGGCCGAAGTGCCCTAG
- a CDS encoding LemA family protein — protein MGRGAKWAIGIGIVALLLFLLLVSPYNSLVNLDESVNQAKSNIEVTLQRRLDLIPNLVETVKGYASHERETLEAVTKARQQVAAAPSVEGKLMANQGLTSALGRLMVVVERYPDLKANANFRALQDQLEGTENRIAVARTRYNQAVMSYNTAIRRFPTLILARLLGYTPKQGYEAAPEAQKAPKVKF, from the coding sequence ATGGGCCGCGGAGCCAAATGGGCCATAGGCATCGGCATTGTCGCCCTGCTTCTGTTCCTGCTGCTGGTCAGCCCCTACAACAGCCTGGTGAACCTGGACGAGTCGGTGAACCAGGCCAAGAGCAACATCGAAGTGACCTTGCAGCGCCGCCTTGACCTGATCCCCAACCTGGTGGAGACGGTCAAGGGCTACGCCTCCCATGAACGCGAGACCCTGGAGGCGGTGACCAAGGCCCGCCAGCAGGTGGCCGCCGCCCCCAGCGTGGAGGGCAAGCTCATGGCCAACCAGGGGCTCACCAGCGCCCTGGGCCGCCTGATGGTGGTGGTGGAGCGCTACCCGGACTTGAAGGCCAACGCCAACTTCCGGGCCTTGCAAGACCAGCTGGAAGGCACCGAGAACCGCATCGCCGTGGCCCGCACCCGCTACAACCAGGCGGTGATGTCCTACAACACCGCCATCCGGCGCTTCCCCACCTTGATTTTGGCCCGCCTGCTGGGTTACACCCCCAAGCAGGGCTACGAGGCCGCGCCCGAGGCCCAGAAGGCCCCCAAGGTGAAGTTCTAG
- a CDS encoding purine-nucleoside phosphorylase, whose protein sequence is MAHQDTVEKALEYLQSRLPAGFKPRVGLTLGTGLSDLGAAIQNAVNIPYDEIPGFPVSTVASHAGHLILGTLAGQPVAALAGRFHLYEGYSAQEVTLPVRVLALLGVEVFIFCSAAGGLDTTMESGRVMLVRDHINLTGDNPLIGPNVDAWGERFPDMSQTYDPQLLALARSVAAAKGIPLYSGVYIGLKGPSMETPAETKMLCALGADSVGMSMVLEVIAARHMGLRVMGLNAISNVNDPDDMQPAPLELVIANAGRAGADMAKLITGVLEEL, encoded by the coding sequence ATGGCACACCAAGATACGGTAGAAAAAGCCCTGGAGTATTTGCAAAGCCGCCTGCCCGCCGGTTTCAAGCCCCGCGTGGGCCTCACCCTGGGCACCGGCCTCTCCGACCTGGGCGCGGCCATCCAGAACGCGGTGAATATCCCCTACGATGAGATCCCCGGCTTCCCGGTCTCCACCGTGGCCAGCCACGCGGGGCACTTGATCCTGGGCACCTTGGCCGGGCAGCCGGTGGCCGCTCTGGCCGGGCGCTTTCATTTATACGAAGGCTACAGCGCCCAGGAGGTGACCCTGCCGGTGCGGGTCCTGGCCCTATTGGGGGTGGAGGTGTTCATCTTCTGCTCCGCCGCCGGCGGCCTGGACACCACCATGGAATCGGGCCGGGTCATGCTGGTTCGGGACCACATCAACCTAACCGGCGACAACCCCCTCATCGGCCCCAACGTGGACGCCTGGGGCGAGCGCTTCCCGGACATGAGCCAGACCTACGATCCCCAGCTCCTGGCCCTGGCCCGCAGCGTGGCCGCCGCCAAGGGCATCCCGCTCTACTCCGGCGTCTACATCGGCCTCAAGGGCCCCAGCATGGAGACCCCGGCCGAGACCAAGATGCTGTGCGCCCTGGGGGCCGACTCGGTGGGCATGTCCATGGTCCTGGAGGTGATCGCCGCGCGCCACATGGGCCTCAGGGTCATGGGCCTCAATGCCATCAGCAACGTCAACGACCCCGACGACATGCAGCCCGCCCCCCTGGAGTTGGTCATCGCCAACGCGGGGCGCGCGGGCGCGGACATGGCCAAGCTGATCACCGGGGTGCTGGAGGAACTCTAG
- a CDS encoding ribulose-phosphate 3-epimerase — protein sequence MIKIAPSILSSDFARLGEEVAAVEAAGADWIHVDVMDGHFVPNLTIGPPVVKALRPVTELPLDCHLMISNPDDFIDDFVKAGADWVCVHVEACPHLNRTLNRIRELGAKAGVALNPHTPPEAISWVLEHLDYVLVMSVNPGFSGQAFIPEMVEKVAVLNEMIAGMELNVLIQVDGGIDAGTVGDMYQAGARCFVSGSYLFGHPGGYAAGVAELRAKAEAGEAN from the coding sequence ATGATCAAAATAGCACCCTCCATCCTTTCCAGCGACTTCGCCCGATTGGGCGAGGAGGTGGCCGCCGTGGAGGCCGCCGGGGCCGACTGGATTCACGTGGACGTGATGGACGGCCATTTCGTGCCCAACCTGACCATCGGCCCGCCGGTGGTCAAGGCGCTGCGGCCGGTCACCGAGCTGCCCCTGGACTGCCACCTGATGATCAGCAACCCCGACGATTTCATCGACGACTTCGTCAAGGCCGGGGCCGACTGGGTCTGCGTGCACGTGGAGGCCTGCCCCCACCTCAACCGGACGCTGAACCGCATCCGCGAGCTGGGGGCCAAGGCCGGGGTGGCCCTGAACCCCCACACCCCGCCCGAGGCCATCTCCTGGGTGCTGGAGCATCTGGACTACGTGCTGGTCATGAGCGTGAACCCCGGCTTCAGCGGCCAGGCCTTCATCCCCGAGATGGTGGAAAAGGTCGCGGTGCTCAACGAGATGATCGCGGGCATGGAGCTCAATGTGCTCATCCAGGTGGACGGCGGCATCGACGCGGGCACGGTGGGCGACATGTACCAGGCCGGGGCCCGCTGCTTCGTTTCCGGCTCCTACCTTTTCGGGCATCCCGGGGGCTACGCCGCGGGCGTGGCCGAGCTGCGCGCCAAGGCCGAGGCCGGCGAGGCGAACTAG
- a CDS encoding GNAT family N-acetyltransferase: protein MEIKKITENKKQFLDLLLLADEQESMIDEYLYRGEMFALYDGDLKSICVVTREEDDVFELKSLATYEKYQGQGYGGRLINFICEYYRDKGKTMLVGTGAGTWAVGFYEQFGFVASHKVKNFFIDNYDHAMYENGIQLVDMIYLKKDLPKRG, encoded by the coding sequence ATGGAAATCAAAAAAATCACGGAGAACAAAAAGCAGTTCTTGGATTTGCTGCTCTTGGCGGACGAGCAGGAAAGCATGATCGATGAATATCTGTATAGGGGGGAAATGTTCGCCCTTTACGACGGCGATTTAAAAAGCATCTGCGTGGTGACCCGCGAAGAAGATGATGTATTTGAATTAAAAAGTTTGGCGACATATGAAAAATATCAGGGGCAGGGCTATGGCGGCAGACTGATAAATTTTATTTGCGAGTATTACCGGGACAAAGGCAAGACCATGCTTGTCGGCACTGGGGCGGGCACCTGGGCGGTTGGTTTTTATGAGCAGTTCGGTTTCGTGGCATCTCATAAAGTCAAAAATTTCTTCATTGATAATTATGACCACGCTATGTACGAAAACGGAATTCAACTAGTCGACATGATTTATTTGAAAAAGGACCTCCCCAAAAGGGGATGA
- a CDS encoding TPM domain-containing protein produces MIPRPRSGAILTALLLVLLLALPAWAALDYPRPSGPNGRPAAVGDYAKIIPANIKQAMESLSAELLQKTGASLVVATVPSLNGESIEQAAVQLFQKWGIGKKGEDKGVLFLVAPKERKMRIEVGYGLEGTLTDATSGAIRDQYMLPYFKKGDMGKGLLAGAAAAASVVAQAAGVKLTGVPEVKIKTRSRGFGIGGLFIVLIAFWVLMRVFGRRGGKGGRGGGSGVLPAILLGSMMGGSMGGGMSRGGGFGGFGGGFGGFGGGMSGGGGASGGW; encoded by the coding sequence GTGATCCCCCGCCCGCGCTCCGGCGCCATTTTGACCGCCCTGCTGCTGGTGCTGCTGCTGGCCCTGCCGGCCTGGGCCGCCCTGGACTATCCGCGCCCCAGCGGGCCGAACGGCCGCCCCGCCGCGGTGGGCGACTACGCCAAGATCATCCCCGCCAACATCAAGCAGGCCATGGAGAGCCTCTCCGCCGAGCTGTTGCAAAAGACCGGGGCCTCCCTGGTGGTGGCCACGGTGCCCTCGCTGAACGGCGAGAGCATCGAGCAGGCTGCGGTGCAGCTGTTCCAGAAATGGGGCATCGGCAAAAAGGGCGAGGACAAGGGCGTGCTGTTTTTGGTGGCCCCCAAGGAGCGCAAGATGCGCATCGAGGTGGGCTACGGCCTGGAGGGCACCCTCACCGACGCCACCAGCGGGGCCATCCGCGACCAGTACATGCTGCCCTACTTCAAGAAGGGCGACATGGGCAAGGGCCTGTTGGCCGGGGCGGCGGCCGCCGCTTCGGTGGTGGCCCAGGCCGCCGGGGTCAAGCTCACCGGCGTGCCCGAAGTCAAAATCAAGACCCGCTCCCGGGGCTTCGGCATCGGCGGGCTGTTCATCGTGCTCATCGCCTTCTGGGTGCTCATGCGCGTCTTCGGACGCCGGGGGGGCAAGGGAGGCCGGGGCGGAGGCTCGGGCGTTCTGCCCGCCATATTGCTGGGCTCCATGATGGGCGGCTCCATGGGCGGCGGCATGAGCCGGGGCGGCGGTTTCGGCGGCTTCGGCGGGGGTTTCGGCGGCTTCGGCGGCGGCATGAGCGGCGGCGGCGGGGCTTCCGGCGGTTGGTAA
- a CDS encoding AURKAIP1/COX24 domain-containing protein: protein MGSVSKKRRKKIRKHKHRKLLKKTRHQRRK, encoded by the coding sequence ATGGGTAGTGTCAGCAAGAAGCGGCGCAAGAAGATTCGTAAGCATAAGCACCGCAAGCTTCTGAAAAAGACGCGCCACCAGCGCCGCAAGTAA
- a CDS encoding DNA polymerase III subunit chi produces MSRVKAEYINLRQARASLEQAAARLAAYHHQAGRKVLLLAADQAQAELLDRALWSYEQGSFLPHALAGAPDQAEEPVLIATDLANPGSAPVLIAAAPLAEMPVGFQLFIQLLPLTDESGLQTCRDCYRALNEGGEVELSHITSLP; encoded by the coding sequence ATGAGCCGCGTGAAGGCAGAATACATAAACCTGCGCCAGGCGCGGGCCAGTCTGGAACAGGCCGCCGCCCGCCTGGCCGCCTATCACCACCAGGCGGGCCGCAAGGTGCTGCTCCTGGCCGCGGACCAGGCCCAGGCCGAGCTTCTGGACCGCGCCCTGTGGAGCTACGAGCAGGGCTCGTTTTTGCCCCACGCCCTGGCCGGAGCCCCGGACCAAGCCGAGGAGCCCGTCCTCATCGCCACCGACCTGGCCAACCCGGGCTCGGCCCCGGTGCTCATCGCCGCCGCGCCCCTGGCCGAGATGCCCGTGGGCTTCCAGCTGTTCATTCAGCTTTTGCCCCTCACCGACGAGTCCGGCCTCCAGACCTGCCGCGACTGCTACCGCGCGCTCAACGAGGGCGGCGAGGTGGAGCTTAGCCACATCACCAGCCTGCCCTGA
- a CDS encoding histidine phosphatase family protein, giving the protein MSQARNLFRREVFTRIYLWRHPEVRGGQDGVFYGHSDVALTRTGNTQLKNIARYMSEFKLDAVYCSDLQRSLLVAEAVGRSQDPRRKPTVRPNLRELNLGEWEGMSIKQIQKQYPEELEARWKDIAGYRIEGGETLGDLAERIIPVFQEIIGENQGREVCVISHGGVNRVFLAKILGMPLDRIFRLDQEYGCLNTIDVFEDGIPLVRGLNQQVID; this is encoded by the coding sequence ATGTCCCAGGCCCGCAACCTTTTCCGCCGCGAAGTCTTCACCCGCATCTACCTCTGGCGCCATCCCGAGGTGCGCGGCGGCCAAGACGGCGTCTTCTACGGTCACAGCGACGTGGCCCTGACCCGGACCGGCAACACCCAGCTCAAGAACATCGCCCGCTACATGTCCGAGTTCAAGCTGGACGCGGTCTATTGCTCGGACCTCCAGCGCTCCCTGCTGGTGGCCGAGGCGGTGGGCCGCTCCCAGGACCCCCGCCGCAAGCCCACGGTGCGCCCCAACCTCAGGGAGCTGAACCTGGGCGAGTGGGAGGGCATGAGCATCAAGCAGATCCAGAAGCAATACCCCGAGGAGCTGGAGGCCCGCTGGAAGGACATCGCGGGCTACCGCATCGAGGGCGGCGAGACCCTCGGCGACCTGGCCGAGCGCATCATTCCGGTGTTCCAGGAGATCATCGGCGAGAACCAGGGCCGCGAGGTGTGCGTCATCAGCCACGGCGGGGTCAACCGGGTGTTTTTGGCCAAGATCCTGGGCATGCCCCTGGATCGCATCTTCCGCCTGGACCAGGAGTACGGCTGCCTCAACACCATCGACGTGTTCGAGGACGGCATCCCCCTGGTGCGCGGCCTGAATCAGCAGGTCATCGACTAG
- a CDS encoding DUF1573 domain-containing protein: MARSFAIAACLLLALILGVTPAAALKGPKIVFDKEELNFTNVHEGKELTAVFSFTNQGDQNLIIEKVIPSCGCTASQWDKVTEPGKKGKVTLILDTTGLNGAFRKSASVATNDPAKPVVTIFITGDTVGRIAIDEGRRIDLKGCLGTEIKTTVTLRDPNGKPLVISKVENPMKDYMTVSLDPQPGGKAVKLHLEAKAKEAMEFAGPLFLSIPGAAPVSVWVLAQIQGPFTVRPHEVVFGTMDKAAPTPPRRSILVKKACVEKLEIDSLIYNKELFKVEEHWEKPGEELLLVITPILKNMWPGPFEHPLAIQTKDSAFTVNLTGQIR, translated from the coding sequence ATGGCACGATCCTTCGCAATCGCCGCTTGCCTTCTGCTCGCCCTGATCTTGGGCGTAACGCCCGCCGCGGCCCTGAAGGGCCCCAAAATCGTATTCGACAAGGAAGAGCTGAACTTCACCAACGTGCACGAGGGCAAGGAGCTCACGGCCGTGTTCAGCTTCACCAACCAGGGCGACCAGAACCTGATCATCGAGAAGGTCATACCCTCCTGCGGCTGCACCGCCTCGCAGTGGGACAAGGTGACCGAGCCCGGCAAGAAGGGCAAGGTAACCCTGATATTGGACACCACCGGGCTCAACGGCGCCTTCCGCAAGAGCGCCTCGGTGGCCACCAACGACCCGGCCAAGCCGGTGGTGACCATCTTCATCACCGGGGACACGGTGGGGCGCATCGCCATCGACGAGGGCCGCCGCATCGACCTCAAGGGCTGCCTGGGCACCGAGATAAAGACCACCGTCACCCTGCGCGACCCCAACGGCAAGCCCCTGGTGATCTCCAAGGTGGAAAACCCCATGAAGGACTACATGACCGTGAGCCTGGACCCCCAGCCCGGCGGCAAGGCCGTAAAGCTGCATTTGGAGGCCAAGGCCAAGGAGGCCATGGAGTTCGCGGGGCCCCTGTTCCTGTCCATTCCCGGCGCGGCCCCGGTGAGCGTGTGGGTGCTGGCCCAGATTCAGGGCCCCTTCACGGTGCGCCCGCATGAGGTGGTCTTCGGCACCATGGACAAGGCCGCGCCCACCCCGCCCCGGCGCTCCATCCTGGTGAAAAAGGCCTGTGTGGAAAAGCTGGAGATCGACAGCCTGATCTACAACAAGGAGCTGTTCAAGGTGGAGGAGCACTGGGAGAAGCCCGGCGAGGAGCTCTTGCTGGTGATCACCCCGATACTCAAGAACATGTGGCCCGGGCCCTTCGAGCACCCGCTGGCCATCCAGACCAAGGACAGCGCCTTTACGGTTAACCTTACGGGCCAGATCCGCTAG
- a CDS encoding DnaJ domain-containing protein gives MAKDYYKVLGVEKSASADEIKKAYRKLALKYHPDRNKGDKEAEDKFKEINEAYAVLSDAKKKQEYDTYGASGFKQRYSQEDIYRGSDISDILRGMGLGGDVFSQFFGGGGGRGGYRTYTFHGGGPQAGPGMGGFDFNQAYGGMGGAPARGNDLIYELPVSLEEVFHGGDKMVSYRVGDKTERVSVKVPPGIEDGKKLRLAGKGEPGPPGAPAGDLLIKINVLGHSLFKREGADLEITKTVPFSQAALGASLEVETPSGKTLKVKLPKGTQPGARLRLKGQGLPRFKGSGNGDLFVRVALEVPQRLSKEQKELLEKLSEEGL, from the coding sequence ATGGCCAAGGATTATTACAAAGTTTTAGGGGTGGAAAAGAGCGCCTCGGCCGACGAGATAAAGAAGGCCTACCGCAAACTGGCGCTGAAGTATCACCCGGACCGCAACAAGGGCGACAAAGAGGCCGAGGACAAGTTCAAGGAGATCAACGAGGCCTACGCCGTCCTGAGCGACGCCAAGAAGAAGCAGGAGTACGACACCTACGGGGCCTCGGGCTTCAAGCAGCGCTACAGCCAGGAAGACATCTACCGGGGCAGCGACATCTCCGACATCCTGCGCGGCATGGGCCTGGGCGGCGACGTGTTCAGCCAGTTCTTCGGCGGGGGCGGCGGCCGGGGCGGCTACCGCACCTACACCTTCCATGGCGGCGGCCCCCAGGCGGGGCCGGGCATGGGCGGCTTCGATTTCAACCAGGCCTATGGCGGCATGGGCGGGGCCCCGGCCCGGGGCAACGACCTGATCTACGAGCTGCCGGTGAGCCTGGAAGAGGTCTTCCACGGCGGGGACAAAATGGTCTCCTACCGCGTGGGCGACAAAACCGAGCGGGTGAGCGTCAAGGTGCCCCCGGGCATCGAGGACGGCAAGAAGCTACGCCTGGCGGGCAAGGGCGAACCCGGCCCTCCGGGAGCCCCGGCCGGCGACCTGCTCATCAAAATCAATGTTCTGGGCCACTCCCTGTTCAAGCGCGAGGGCGCGGACCTGGAGATCACCAAGACGGTGCCCTTCAGCCAGGCGGCCCTGGGGGCCAGCCTGGAGGTGGAAACCCCCAGCGGCAAGACCCTGAAGGTTAAGCTGCCCAAGGGCACCCAGCCCGGCGCGCGCCTGCGCCTCAAGGGCCAGGGCCTGCCCCGCTTCAAGGGCTCGGGCAACGGCGATCTGTTCGTGCGGGTGGCCCTGGAGGTTCCCCAGCGCCTGAGCAAGGAACAGAAGGAGCTTCTGGAAAAGCTTTCCGAGGAGGGTCTGTGA
- a CDS encoding antibiotic biosynthesis monooxygenase codes for MSLVYVVAKITGTDETKDKLAEALAGVVPTVRQEEGCLRYDLHRSAKGEPVFLFYEIWQSKEALAAHAKAPHMAAMQGQIKELVAGPSEITLWEAVEVA; via the coding sequence ATGTCCCTGGTTTATGTAGTGGCCAAGATCACCGGAACCGACGAGACCAAAGACAAGCTGGCCGAGGCATTGGCCGGGGTGGTGCCCACGGTGCGCCAGGAAGAGGGCTGCCTGCGCTACGACCTGCACCGGAGCGCCAAGGGCGAGCCGGTGTTTTTGTTCTACGAGATTTGGCAGAGCAAGGAGGCCCTGGCCGCCCACGCCAAGGCGCCCCACATGGCCGCCATGCAGGGCCAGATCAAGGAGCTGGTGGCCGGGCCCAGCGAGATCACCCTGTGGGAGGCCGTGGAGGTCGCCTAG